ATCTTCATGGTCTGGTGACCGGGCTGATCCTGATAACCGATGCGCAGGAAATCTCCTGCAAGAAGCTCCTGCCGGCAGTTGAAGTAAGGCTTTCCGTTTTTCTCCTGCTTGGTAATTCCGAGAAGGAAGCCGGAACCGGTTTCGTTAGAAGGATCAAGCGGAGTGTACGGGCGCTGAGGCAGGAAAACCGAGTGTGAAGACGGTCTGCCAAGTGCAAGTTCAAGAAGTTCTACGGCATCCTTTTTGACTTTGGGGTCATTAGGATTGTCGCGGAGCATGCGGTAGGCCGTTACTGTATAGTAGACGTAGTGGGGACCTTTTTTGCGGCCTTCGATTTTCCATGAATTGACCTTGGGAATTGACATGGTCGGTTTGGTCAGCACATCCAGGCTGAGGTCGAGGCAGGAGAAAAGACGCTTAGGAGCCTCCTTGCGTTTTGTTCCGCTGTAGAGTCTGCGGCAGGGCTGTACGCAACGTCCGCGCAGACTGGACTTGCCACCGAAGAAGGAGCTCCAGTAGCAGCGCCCTGAAACGGAGTAGCAGAGTGCGCCGTGCACGAACATTTCAAGACTCATGGAATCCGGACAGGCCTCGGACATCATCTGGATTTCATCAAGGTTGAGTTCGCGGGGGACGACAACGCGGTCCACGCCCAGCTCCTCAGCAATTTTGAGGGCCGCAGGGTGGCTGACGTTGGCGAGTGTGGAGAGGTGAAGTTCTCCTTCAAATCCTGCCTGACGCGCGATCTCTACCATGGCAATGTCTTGAATGATCAAGGCATCGGGCTTGACCGTACGGGAAACTCGTTCCACGAGGCGAGCTGCGGAATTGATGTCTTCAGGTTTGATGAGGGTGTTCATGGGAATATGGGTGCGGACCCCGTTTTCCCGTCCAAGTTCCGCAAGAGCTGCAAGCTCACTCGTAGCGAAATTATAAGCTTCCATCCGGGCGGAAAAATGTTTAAGTCCGGCATAGACGGCGTCTGCACCTGCGGCTATGGCCGCAAGGAATGACGATTTATCGCCTGCCGGAGCAAGAATTTCTGGTTTATGTTCATTCATAATGTGTATCACGCTTACGCCGCGAATCCGCGGTCAGCAAAAATCTACAGGATTAAATCATGAGTGCAAACAATTGCAGGGCTGTGAAAGTAATCAGCAATAAGCCCCTCGGACTTCCCTCACAAGGTGAGGAAATTGTCGAACTCAAGCTCGAATACCCAGAATGGAATCCGGGCTGGAGAGCCGGGCAGTTCGTTATGATCAGGCCCGTCTCATGGCCGCTGGATCTGGTCTGGGGACGTCCTTTTTCCATATGTAACGCAGATGAGACCAGTCTGACCATCCTTTTTCAGGTTGTTGGCCGCGGGACTGCCCGTCTGCTGGAACTCAAAGAGGGCGACGAAGTAAATGTATGGGGACCGTTGGGTAACTTTTTCAGTAAACCGGAGGATCGTCCAGTACTCCTGCTCGCCGGAGGAATGGGCATAGCGCCCTTTTGCGGATATGTCGACACCCATCCGCAGCCTGAAAATCTGAAATTATTCTTCGCGCACCGTCCGCCACTTGCGAATTACCCTTATAAATGTATGGCAGACAAGATTGCTGTGG
Above is a genomic segment from Maridesulfovibrio sp. containing:
- a CDS encoding U32 family peptidase: MNEHKPEILAPAGDKSSFLAAIAAGADAVYAGLKHFSARMEAYNFATSELAALAELGRENGVRTHIPMNTLIKPEDINSAARLVERVSRTVKPDALIIQDIAMVEIARQAGFEGELHLSTLANVSHPAALKIAEELGVDRVVVPRELNLDEIQMMSEACPDSMSLEMFVHGALCYSVSGRCYWSSFFGGKSSLRGRCVQPCRRLYSGTKRKEAPKRLFSCLDLSLDVLTKPTMSIPKVNSWKIEGRKKGPHYVYYTVTAYRMLRDNPNDPKVKKDAVELLELALGRPSSHSVFLPQRPYTPLDPSNETGSGFLLGITKQEKNGKPYFNCRQELLAGDFLRIGYQDQPGHQTMKIRKFIPKRGKVSIPVKGRTHLKSGTRVFLIDRREEGLVQAIKKLDSRLSKINVPDNAASDMSIDLPQPCPKPERTARHTLHRNPPKGKTKFGTDVWLSMNALKRTPRPAVSKIWWHLPPVVWPNEEKEIQKIIDICLSGGGHDFVLNAPWQKAFFPKDANVRFHAGPFCNVSNPLTIELLADMGFSSAYVSPELARDDFLALPQNSPLPLGVILSGMWPLGLSRIMADETELMSPIYSQKKEICWARQYGQTYWIYPGWPLDFNAERKVLENSGYTMFLNIEEPWPRAVPEPQRTSNFNWDLTLL
- a CDS encoding dihydroorotate dehydrogenase electron transfer subunit is translated as MSANNCRAVKVISNKPLGLPSQGEEIVELKLEYPEWNPGWRAGQFVMIRPVSWPLDLVWGRPFSICNADETSLTILFQVVGRGTARLLELKEGDEVNVWGPLGNFFSKPEDRPVLLLAGGMGIAPFCGYVDTHPQPENLKLFFAHRPPLANYPYKCMADKIAVEDIRETKPQDISTIIARVEALVKEYAEKDGLIVSCGPTPFLKTIWRAANKYGADAELSLENRMACGVGACLGCVCKDGDDHHTQVCTTGPVFKANNLSLED